The sequence AGACCGCATCGGACGGGGGGAACGTGGAACGGATAGAGGGGAACGGATCAATTTTGGAGACGAGTCGATTGTTCATAAGCCCGGAGGGCGGAGAAGCGAACGGGGTGGTGATCTCAAACGGCGCGCGGGTGGCGGGATTGACCAACCTGGTGATCGGCGACAGCGGATATGTGACGAATTATCTTTCCGGCTATTCGGGAGGGCTGGATCTGCAGTCCAATTGCGAGGCGAGCGTGAGCGGAAAGATCAGGATTGTCTACACCCGCCGGAAGAACGAAGCGGGGGTTTACTGGGGATTAAGATGGGGCGGGGATCACACGGCGGAACTGGAGGCGTTGAAAAGCGCCGGATATCTGGAATGGGACGACAGCGCCCTGGGGCCCTTTGACCGCGGCCAGACCAGGATTTATTATGATTCCGCGGAGACCAACACTTACGTGGGCTACAAGTCCGGCGCCGACGGGACAATGTGGTCCTTCTATTGACCTTTATATTTCAGAACTCAATCCCTTTTCTGGCGGTAATGCCACAGTCAAAAGGATGCCTGATTTTTTTCATCTCCGTGACGAGATCGGCCCTTTGCATCATTTCGCGCGGGGCGTCACGCCCGGTTAAAACCAGTTCCACCGCAGAAGTTTTTTTGTCCATCAGGGCCAGCGCATCTTTTTTGGTGAAAAGCCCTGCCTTGAGGGCGCAAAAAAATTCATCGGCGATGACGACGTCGTATTTCCCGGACTGCAGGGCCGCGGCAATTTTGTCCAGGCCGTTGCGGGCGCGTTGTATATCAGCCGGCAAAGGCTTGCCCTTGACAAAACATCCGGCGCCGTACTGGCAAACGGTGATTTTAGGGCGAAACCAGCGCAGGGCCTTAATTTCGCTGTACCCCCCTTTTTTGATGAATTGTCCCAGGTATACTTTCAAGCCGGCGCCGGCGGCGCGCAGGGCCAGGCCCAGCGCCGCGGTGGTTTTGCCCTTGCCGGCGCCGGTGTAGATTTGAATGAGTCCCTTGTGCATCTTTGTGGCGAATTCCAGAACGATTATTTTTATACAGCCACCGGCGGTTCGTGTTCCGGAAAGCGTTTCCCCAATTCCATCACTTCGTTCAACGGCCGGAGGCCGTCGGTGGCGCCGGGTTGGGCAAGACAGGCGGCCGCGGCGCAGGCGCCGAGTTTGAGCGTTTTTGCCGCATCCCAGCTTTCATGCAGTCCGTAAAGCATGCCGGCGCAGAAAGCATCGCCGGCGCCCACCGTTCCCTTGATATAATTTTCGGGCAGGCGCAGAGAGCCCTGCGAATATTTTTTGCCGTTCCTTGTTTTCAAATAAGCCCCTTCGGGCATATGCACGGCCACCAGCTCCATGCGGCCGAGTTCGTACAAGGCGTCAACTGCGTCAACGACGCCGCCGGGGATCAGCTTTCCGCTGTCGTCCCGCACTTGTGTTCCCGTGGTCCGGCCGGCTTCAATTTCGTTCAGGATGAGATAATCGGTGTAGGGCAGGGAAGCGGGCACGATTCTGGCAAAACGGTCGCTTTCATCGCTGACTACGTCCACGCTGGTCTTGATGCCTGCTTTCTGGACTTTTTTGAGTAATTTTGCGGCGGCGGTGCCGCAGTCGGGGTCGGGTTGGTCCATGCCGTCCAGCAGAAGCAGATAACCGAGGTGGAAAATCCGGAAGGGCAGGCCCGCGACATTGACGTGCTCCGGTGAAAAACGCGCGTTGGCGCCGCGGTAATGATAAAACACGCGCACACCGGTGTCGGCTTCGGTCATGACATCGGTGTAGGAGGTGGGTTCGTCCTGAAGCGCGATAAGCCGGGAAGTATCAATTTTCAAAGGTGCGCAGATTGAGCTGATAAAATTCATGCCGCTGTCGTTGCCGATCACGCCGATGCCGGCGAGGGGAAATTTTGCCTTCATCCTGCCCAGGTCAACCAGGACGTTGAAGGGCGCGCCGCCCGTGGCGGAGGTTTCCGAAAGAATACTGCCCAGCATGCCCTTGCCCGGCAGATGGTCAACAATCTTTACCCGGTCAATGATCCAGTTGCCGGCACATGCGATTCCATGGCGGTCAGGTATCACAACTGTTTCCCTTTCAAAAAAGAATGCCCGCGCAAATACCCGCCAGCGAAAGACGTGAAGTTTTCGAAAACGATATAAGATGCGAAAGGCGAAAGAAAGCCTGAAAAACGCATCTTATAATTCAACCTGGCGAACTTTTTTTCTGATTTTTAAGGCGCTTGCCCGGGGCGAAATGTTGCTTCAATAAAACAATATTCAGGATAGTTTCTTCCCGGACAATTTTCATCAAGTAACGGCCATACTGGTTCTTTAACATCGGCGCGGCCAGCGCGGCCAGCTGTTTTTTGGAAATGTATCCGAGCCGGTATGCGATTTCCTCCACGCAGGCGATAATCAATCCCTGCCGGTCCTGAACGGTTTGGACAAAATTGGCGGCCTGCATGAAGGACTCATGCGTGCCGGTATCCAGCCAGGCGAAGCCGCGGCCGAGCAGTTCCACCCGCAGGTCGCCGCGTTTCAAATAGGCCAGGTTGAGGTCGGTGATTTCCAGTTCGCCGCGCGGGGAAGGGCGCAGTTTCTTGACTATCCCGACCACTTCGGCGTCGTAGAAATAAAGCCCCGGCACGGCGTAATGCGATTTCGGCCGGGCGGGTTTTTCCTCAATGCTGACGACGCGTCCTTTTTTGTTGAAAGCCACCACGCCGTAGCGTTCGGGGTCGTTGACCGGATAGCCGAAAATCAACCCGCCTTTTTTCAGCCGGCCGGTTTTGCGCAGAACCGCGGAAAGCCCGTGTCCAAAGAAAATATTGTCGCCCAGGATCAGGGCAACCGGCTCTTTCCCGATGAAATTTTCCCCGATCAGAAAGGCCTGGGCCAACCCTTCCGGACGCGGCTGTTCGGCGTAGGATAATTTCAGGCCGAGCCGCGCGCCGTTTCCCAGCAAATCCTGGAAACGGGGCAGGTCTTCCGGGGTGGAAATGACCAGGATATCGCGGATGCCGGCCAGCATCAGGACGGAGAGCGGATAATAGATCATGGGTTTGTCGTAGACCGGCAGCAGCTGCTTGCTGACCACGCGCGTGATCGGATAAAGCCTTGTCCCGGCTCCGCCGGCCAGAATAATTCCCTTCATCAATTGTTCCTCCTTGTCTTGCTGCAACCGAATTGTTTACGGCTCTTCCCGCGCCACCGTTTCCATAATCAGCGCGGCGTCGCCCCGGCCGTCGGTTTTGCTGGAAGCGGTAATAACGGCCTCGGCCAGCCGCCACGGCGGCCGGCTGGTCTCGGCCGCGCGCAGAAAATCGGCGAGGGCATCCAGTTTGATTTCCTTGAAAGCCACTTCTGTCCTTTTGACGCTCCATCCGCGTCCCAGCGGCCGCAGTTCCAGCTCGCGGATTTCCGCCGCCGGGCCGGCGGCCGCCGCCGAGGCCAGCGCCGCCAGCGGCGGGGCCGGATTGGAAACGGCCGCCAGGGCAGCCAGGGCGGCCGCAATGCAACCCTGCTCCTGTTGCATCCCCCGCAGTTCCCTTATGATGGCCAGCTTGCTCCGCGTTTTGCGGAACAGCTCGTCCGCGCGTAAAATATTGAGCGCGGTCCAAAAAACACCCGCCGCAAGAACCACCAGGACGCAGAAACGCAGGAAAGAAAGGGTTTTAAATTTCATGGCAGTCCGCCCGCCCCGGGAATATTCGCCTTTATGACAAAGGGGGCGGGAGCGCCGGACCCGGGTTTTTCCTGCTCCGCCACGACATTGTATCCCATGTTCTTCAGATATTCGGCCAGGTTCTCGGAACGGCTGCCGCCGGCGGCCGTTCCGTTGATTGTTATCTTCTCCCGGCTGATCGCGAAACGCGTGAAAGCCAGCCCGGCCTCCCGGCCGGCGTTGATAACCGCCGCCATCCTGATTGAAAGTGGTTCCGCAAAAACATTCAGCAGGGGGGAAAAATCCTCAAGTTGTTTTTGCATGACGGGCCGCATTTCTTCGGCTTCGCGGCCGTAAGTCACGGCGCGGCCCGGGGCAAGCTCCGCCGTCAGGCGGGCAATCTCGCGCTGGGCGTCTTTAAAGCGGGACGAAGCGATAAACTGCCAGGCGAGGTTGAAAACGCAAAGCAGTATGCCGGTCAGCAGAAGGAGCAGGGCTGAAAGCCGCGCATGTTTCCGGCGCGCGGCCAAGGCCGCCGGATGAGTCAGTTCACCCTGGCGCAGGTTACAGGACGCACGGTTGTTTTCAAGGGCCCGGGCGGAAAGCGCGCGCGGCAGAAAATTTTCCGGCGATTGATGAATGACGCACGGTCCCGGCCATTCATTGTTTAAAAGACGGTGGAAAGAGTTGATCAATGCCGTCTGCCGCGCCAGCAGGCCGCAAAAAACCCATTCAACGGCGGCGCCGGACGGCAGTTCGGCGCAGAGGATGCGGCGGACGCGCTGAAACAGTTCTTCGGAGACGGCGCCGCTCCCGGCCGGGGTTTGCAGGCTGTGCGCGTTGATAAAAAGCTCGCCCTTCCCGACGACCAGGGCAATGTGATCCGGCTCCAGGGCGGCCACGACGCGGGCGGTTCCGGAGCGCGGCGGATGTTCACTCAAACTCTGCTGCCAGAGAGCAAGGCCTTCATGGTCAATAATCAACGGATCAATGCCCGCGGCCCGGTATTGATCCAGACACCGCTGAACGGCCGCGCGCCGCGCGGCGACGGCCAGAACGGAAATCCCGTTGCCGGCTTTCCGGCGGCGGAACCGGATAAAGGAATAACAGCAGTCCTCAAGCGGGAAAGGCAATTGCACGTCAAGCATTGAGGGGAGCACCCTGATGACTTTTCTTTTTGATGAAAGGGGAGTGTCCAGCCACAGCGTCAGGCTTTCCTGAATACCGATGCAACCGGCCGTTTTCCACACGGGCCCGTTTTGCCCGGGCGCCGACGCCGGCGGCCAGACAACCTCCGCGTGGCGGATGCGGCCGAAGATAGAACGCTCCGCGCGCACGGCCACCGGCGTTTGTTCCCTGAGGCTCACCCCCAGCCGGGAACGCCGGGACCGGAAACTAAAAACTGGAAAATTGAAATTCACGCCTTGTAACCCTCAAGCATCCGGCAGACGCCTTGTCCCGGGGCTTCACTGCTCCACCCACCTGAGAACCTGAATATTGCCGCTCTGGTCGCGTTTTGCCAGGCAATAAACCGCTTCCGCGGAAGCGCTCACGCCGGCTTTTGCGTAAACCGAGAAAAAAAAGCTTCTGACGGAAAGATAGGCCGAAAATTTTCTCAACATCTCCGCGTCCAGCGCCGCATCCAATGCCAGGAGGGGCGCGGCGTCCCGCCGGCGGATGATGGTTTCCACCTGGCCGGCGTTGTTTTCGCCGAATATCGCCAGCAGCGTCCGCCGGTCGGCGGTATTGATGTTGACCGGCTCAAGGCGCGCTTCCCCGGCCGGCAGGACCGCCAGGTTGTCCGGTCCGGCGGCGCGATTAGTCGCCGCGTCCAGGAGCCAGATTAATTCTTCCCGGCTGGCCATCGGCAGATTGGCCGGATAAAATTCCGATTGCCGGAGAAGGTAATATCTTTGTTCATAATTCCCTTCCGCGTCCCGGTCGGTCCAGTCTTTGATAATTTCAGACTGGATTTCGGGGCTGAAGGCCGGCCGTGAATCGGCCGGGTGTTTTTTACCGGCGAGCAAATCGCGCACGATCGCCGCCGGCGCGCGCCCTTGTTCCGCCGGGGAAACATAACCCGGCACGTTCGCGTCAATAAAACGGTTTTCGTCAATGATGATGGTCTCGGTCTCAATCCCGTTTGGCAGGCTGAGGCGCATGGGCGCGGCCCAGCTTTCGTTGGTGTGATCGGCCAGGAGATCCC is a genomic window of Kiritimatiellia bacterium containing:
- a CDS encoding cob(I)yrinic acid a,c-diamide adenosyltransferase — translated: MHKGLIQIYTGAGKGKTTAALGLALRAAGAGLKVYLGQFIKKGGYSEIKALRWFRPKITVCQYGAGCFVKGKPLPADIQRARNGLDKIAAALQSGKYDVVIADEFFCALKAGLFTKKDALALMDKKTSAVELVLTGRDAPREMMQRADLVTEMKKIRHPFDCGITARKGIEF
- a CDS encoding carbohydrate kinase family protein, with product MIPDRHGIACAGNWIIDRVKIVDHLPGKGMLGSILSETSATGGAPFNVLVDLGRMKAKFPLAGIGVIGNDSGMNFISSICAPLKIDTSRLIALQDEPTSYTDVMTEADTGVRVFYHYRGANARFSPEHVNVAGLPFRIFHLGYLLLLDGMDQPDPDCGTAAAKLLKKVQKAGIKTSVDVVSDESDRFARIVPASLPYTDYLILNEIEAGRTTGTQVRDDSGKLIPGGVVDAVDALYELGRMELVAVHMPEGAYLKTRNGKKYSQGSLRLPENYIKGTVGAGDAFCAGMLYGLHESWDAAKTLKLGACAAAACLAQPGATDGLRPLNEVMELGKRFPEHEPPVAV
- the rfbA gene encoding glucose-1-phosphate thymidylyltransferase RfbA, which translates into the protein MKGIILAGGAGTRLYPITRVVSKQLLPVYDKPMIYYPLSVLMLAGIRDILVISTPEDLPRFQDLLGNGARLGLKLSYAEQPRPEGLAQAFLIGENFIGKEPVALILGDNIFFGHGLSAVLRKTGRLKKGGLIFGYPVNDPERYGVVAFNKKGRVVSIEEKPARPKSHYAVPGLYFYDAEVVGIVKKLRPSPRGELEITDLNLAYLKRGDLRVELLGRGFAWLDTGTHESFMQAANFVQTVQDRQGLIIACVEEIAYRLGYISKKQLAALAAPMLKNQYGRYLMKIVREETILNIVLLKQHFAPGKRLKNQKKSSPG
- a CDS encoding type II secretion system protein GspK, with protein sequence MKHFSNTAPFPFRKSSAPATAGESGVILAIVLILLGVITALVLHAQALAYAHLNLENRRLLRAQLRKTAGDEVWRALAVLAADRDLLADHTNESWAAPMRLSLPNGIETETIIIDENRFIDANVPGYVSPAEQGRAPAAIVRDLLAGKKHPADSRPAFSPEIQSEIIKDWTDRDAEGNYEQRYYLLRQSEFYPANLPMASREELIWLLDAATNRAAGPDNLAVLPAGEARLEPVNINTADRRTLLAIFGENNAGQVETIIRRRDAAPLLALDAALDAEMLRKFSAYLSVRSFFFSVYAKAGVSASAEAVYCLAKRDQSGNIQVLRWVEQ